The Pieris brassicae chromosome 6, ilPieBrab1.1, whole genome shotgun sequence genome window below encodes:
- the LOC123711180 gene encoding mediator of RNA polymerase II transcription subunit 20: MGVTVLQQYPVPENKTGTYVIELLTKRLLALGATQQGQFLVDCESYLSHPQMVAGTTKTVHILHNSEQPASVFSILESGTKNIHVIADGLFDLLMMKLSQHYTSKKQTKIESKGPRFELGDFCVKIGSVTMNQSFKGVLIEVEYRPCVMANAVWGLLREFLQGLLGPTINIQPPQHLVSRMNEIYTPIDTIYQYLEHFSAYRKVTGLRSS; the protein is encoded by the exons ATGGGAGTCACAGt GTTACAACAATATCCAGTTCCCGAAAATAAAACTGGTACATATGTTATAGAGCTGTTAACTAAACGATTATTAGCGCTTGGAGCTACACAACAAGGTCAATTTCTAGTGGACTGCGAAAGTTATTTGTCCCATCCTCAAATGG TTGCAGGAACAACTAAAACTGTTCACATTCTTCATAACTCTGAGCAGCCAGCTTCCGTTTTCTCAATTTTAGAAAGtggaacaaaaaatattcatgtaATAGCAGATGGGTTGTTTGATTTGTTAATGATGAAACTGTCACAACATTATACAtccaaaaaacaaacaaaaattgaaAGCAAAGGTCCAAGATTTGAACTTGGAgatttttgtgtaaaaattgGCTCTGTGACTATGAACCAAAGTTTCAAAGGAGTGTTGATAgag GTGGAATATCGACCCTGTGTCATGGCAAATGCTGTATGGGGTCTTCTCCGAGAATTTCTCCAGGGTCTTTTAGGTcccacaataaatatacaaccTCCCCAACACCTTGTGAGCAGAATGAATGAGATTTATACTCCAATAGACACAATATACCAGTATTTAGAACATTTTAGTGCCTACAGAAAAGTCACTGGTCTAAGAAGTTCATAG
- the LOC123711179 gene encoding DNA polymerase epsilon subunit 2, which translates to MSDSKEVRLEINNAFKLSGFTIRREASSFLAEQLSGLSNKDRIKVIDKITAHILHQCLSQPVLEKEHLEVAYRECSSAGLEEAETVLNVIDAFNVPKISYDNEKKKFSIDISKNNIYAAPKCKAQFLIDRYTMIWQRTNRNKLFAKEMLPSMKNENRFQLRKIEVLLSTSRKVDDVVVLGLLTQLTEGKYYLEDPTGSVLLNMSQTRYHSGLFTENSYVLVEGYFEDKTLHVMGLVLPPSETRAITLPYFGNLNTFGGKSKTLLKNSQNLLKIEQENEDGMIIFLSDVWFDNLKVMSKLKTLFAGYDDFPPIAIVFMGEFLSCPYGYEHSTQLNAALINLADIIMPFAKLRDSCKFIFVPGRGDPAAANILPRPPIPNTITKQICEKLGDSVIFTTNPCRLQYCTQEIVVLRQDLVTKMCRNAIHFPDAGDIPDHLTKTLLSQCTLSPLSLGVQPVFWKHADALSLYPMPDLVVVGDNFPPYSRSYQNCLVVNPGSFPRTQFSFKVYVPASRTIEDSQIPNEDA; encoded by the coding sequence ATGTCTGATTCGAAAGAAGTGCGTTTGGAAATAAACAATGCTTTTAAACTTAGTGGTTTTACTATACGAAGAGAGGCAAGTAGTTTTCTAGCTGAGCAATTGTCCGGTTTATCCAACAAGGATCGAATAAAAGTCATTGATAAAATTACCGCTCACATATTGCACCAGTGTCTATCACAACCTGTATTGGAAAAGGAACATTTAGAAGTAGCATACAGGGAATGCAGTTCGGCAGGTCTTGAAGAAGCTGAGACAGTTCTTAATGTAATTGATGCATTTAATGTGCCGAAAATATCAtatgataatgaaaaaaaaaaattctctatagatatttcaaaaaataacatatatgcAGCTCCCAAATGTAAAGCtcaatttttaatagacaGGTACACCATGATTTGGCAAAGgactaatagaaataaattatttgctaAAGAAATGTTACCTTCtatgaaaaatgaaaatcGTTTTCAGCTAAGAAAAATTGAAGTCTTACTAAGTACATCTCGTAAAGTGGATGATGTTGTAGTGCTCGGGCTTTTGACACAGCTGACAGAGGGGAAATATTATCTAGAAGATCCTACAGGTAGTGTCCTTCTTAACATGTCTCAAACTCGGTATCATTCTGGCTTGTTTACTGAAAACAGTTATGTACTTGTTGAAGGATACTTTGAAGACAAAACACTTCATGTAATGGGACTTGTTTTACCACCATCAGAAACTAGAGCTATAACCTTACCATACTTTGGCAACTTAAATACATTTGGAGGTAAATCTAAAACATTATTGAAAAACTCacagaatttattaaaaattgaacagGAAAATGAAGATGGGATGATAATTTTCTTATCTGATGTATGGTTTGACAACTTAAAGGTAATGTCTAAACTGAAAACTTTGTTTGCTGGTTATGATGACTTTCCACCAATAGCAATAGTTTTTATGGGTGAATTTCTATCGTGTCCATATGGATATGAGCATAGCACCCAGTTAAATGctgctttaataaatttggCAGACATAATTATGCCATTTGCAAAGTTGAGAGATTCATGCAAGTTTATATTTGTTCCTGGAAGGGGAGACCCAGCTGCTGCAAATATTTTACCAAGGCCTCCCATACCCAAcacaataacaaaacaaatttgtgAAAAATTAGGAGATTCTGTCATATTTACCACTAATCCATGTAGATTGCAGTATTGTACCCAAGAAATTGTAGTTTTAAGACAAGACTTGGTAACAAAAATGTGTCGGAATGCAATACATTTTCCAGACGCAGGAGACATACCAGATCATTTAACCAAAACCTTACTTAGTCAGTGTACATTATCCCCACTATCCCTAGGTGTTCAACCAGTATTTTGGAAACATGCTGATGCATTAAGCTTATATCCAATGCCAGATTTGGTGGTTGTGGGTGATAACTTTCCTCCCTATTCAAGATCATATCAAAATTGCCTAGTGGTTAATCCTGGTTCATTTCCAAGAActcaattttcatttaaagtGTATGTTCCAGCTTCAAGAACCATAGAAGATTCACAAATACCTAATGAGGATGCCTAA